A genomic region of Friedmanniella luteola contains the following coding sequences:
- a CDS encoding N-acetylglucosamine kinase, whose protein sequence is MSRCYLGVDAGNSKTVALLADADGRVLGRGRAGVGDIYGVATPERAVDAVLDAVGQALAAAATGPDAVAHAAFRLAGVDWPEDEELWTAALAARAPRLRSLSVRNDGYALLRCGRPSGVGVAVTAGTGPAVSGRGPDGREWSAGWWIQHELAGRGLGAAGVRAVVDAETGLGPPTALTGLLLTLFGEPDVAALLHAFTRREHPRPDRDTWSAARSVLLAAGAGDPVAAGIVDRHATVLAGLVAVTARETGLDAGPGPVPVVLGGSVLSSEHPAYRTALTTALVGAVGAVDVTVSTASPVVGALLDALAEGGVVLAPALHTRVLRTAHPPAFLLT, encoded by the coding sequence GTGAGCCGCTGCTACCTCGGCGTCGACGCCGGCAACTCCAAGACCGTGGCCCTGCTCGCCGACGCGGACGGCCGGGTGCTGGGCCGGGGGCGGGCCGGGGTGGGTGACATCTACGGCGTCGCGACGCCCGAGCGCGCCGTCGACGCCGTGCTGGACGCCGTCGGTCAGGCCCTCGCCGCCGCCGCGACCGGTCCCGACGCGGTGGCCCACGCCGCCTTCCGGCTGGCCGGCGTGGACTGGCCCGAGGACGAGGAGCTGTGGACGGCGGCGCTCGCCGCGCGGGCGCCGCGGCTGCGCTCGCTCAGCGTCCGCAACGACGGCTACGCGCTGCTGCGCTGCGGCCGGCCCTCGGGCGTCGGCGTGGCCGTCACCGCCGGCACCGGGCCGGCCGTCTCCGGCCGCGGACCGGACGGCCGCGAGTGGTCGGCGGGCTGGTGGATCCAGCACGAGCTGGCGGGCCGCGGGCTCGGCGCCGCCGGCGTGCGGGCGGTGGTCGACGCCGAGACCGGGCTCGGCCCGCCGACGGCGCTGACGGGGCTGCTGCTGACCCTGTTCGGCGAGCCGGACGTGGCGGCCCTGCTGCACGCCTTCACCCGGCGCGAGCACCCCCGGCCCGACCGCGACACCTGGAGCGCCGCCCGCAGCGTGCTGCTCGCGGCCGGGGCGGGCGACCCGGTGGCGGCGGGGATCGTCGACCGGCACGCGACCGTGCTGGCCGGGCTGGTCGCGGTCACCGCCCGGGAGACCGGCCTCGACGCCGGACCCGGACCGGTGCCCGTGGTGCTGGGCGGGTCGGTGCTGAGCTCGGAGCACCCCGCCTACCGCACGGCGCTGACCACGGCCCTCGTGGGGGCGGTCGGCGCGGTGGACGTCACCGTCAGCACCGCCTCGCCGGTCGTCGGGGCCCTGCTCGACGCGCTGGCCGAGGGCGGCGTCGTCCTGGCGCCCGCCCTGCACACGCGGGTGCTGCGCACCGCGCACCCGCCCGCGTTCCTGCTGACCTGA
- a CDS encoding glycoside hydrolase translates to MARIKLAYLGGGSSRAAGTMASLIDHGEEFAGSEVVLVDQRPEELEIVRTLAQGMARAAGLDLTVSATTDRRAGFTDVDAVLTSFRPGDFAMRVQDELIPMRHGVIGQETQGPGGLMMALRSVQVFQGLLADLDAVAPAARVFNYTNPVNVVSQAVLDHTGTPILSMCEGPMIFWPSVLRTAGLDPERAHVVMAGVNHNCWSTTHLYDGQDVMPLLAEGLDRVRDDPAVPLWDRRMLHLAVAMQSIPADYFRYYYFGQEAFREAQGRRLTRAGVILEHVEDYWQHYREQAASPAPVLDPARSRGGIHELELAIDVMSAFYNDAPAELPVNLLNTGGVLPGFDDDTVVEVWCTVDGRGATPLPQQPLPHAVRGITQQLAEYQRLAAVAAWDGTRADAVRALAAHPFVPTLPVAEELYDDLAHANRDFLPERLLR, encoded by the coding sequence ATGGCCCGGATCAAGCTCGCCTACCTGGGCGGCGGCTCGTCGCGCGCCGCCGGCACCATGGCCTCGCTGATCGACCACGGCGAGGAGTTCGCCGGCTCCGAGGTGGTGCTCGTCGACCAGCGGCCCGAGGAGCTGGAGATCGTCCGGACGCTGGCCCAGGGCATGGCCCGGGCGGCCGGCCTGGACCTCACCGTCAGCGCCACCACCGACCGCCGGGCCGGCTTCACCGACGTCGACGCCGTCCTCACCAGCTTCCGGCCCGGGGACTTCGCCATGCGGGTCCAGGACGAGCTGATCCCGATGCGGCACGGCGTCATCGGCCAGGAGACCCAGGGGCCGGGCGGGCTGATGATGGCGCTCCGCTCGGTGCAGGTGTTCCAGGGCCTGCTCGCCGACCTGGACGCGGTGGCGCCGGCCGCCCGGGTGTTCAACTACACGAATCCGGTCAACGTCGTCTCCCAGGCGGTCCTCGACCACACCGGCACGCCCATCCTGTCGATGTGCGAGGGGCCGATGATCTTCTGGCCGTCGGTCCTGCGGACCGCCGGGCTGGACCCCGAGCGCGCCCACGTGGTGATGGCCGGGGTCAACCACAACTGCTGGTCGACCACCCACCTCTACGACGGCCAGGACGTGATGCCCCTGCTCGCGGAGGGCCTCGACCGCGTCCGCGACGACCCGGCGGTGCCGCTCTGGGACCGGCGGATGCTGCACCTGGCGGTGGCGATGCAGTCCATCCCCGCCGACTACTTCCGCTACTACTACTTCGGCCAGGAGGCCTTCCGCGAGGCCCAGGGCCGGCGGCTCACCCGCGCCGGCGTCATCCTGGAGCACGTGGAGGACTACTGGCAGCACTACCGCGAGCAGGCCGCCAGCCCCGCCCCCGTCCTGGACCCGGCCCGCTCCCGCGGCGGCATCCACGAGCTGGAGCTGGCGATCGACGTGATGAGCGCCTTCTACAACGACGCGCCGGCCGAGCTGCCGGTCAACCTGCTCAACACCGGCGGGGTGCTGCCCGGTTTCGACGACGACACCGTCGTCGAGGTCTGGTGCACCGTCGACGGCCGCGGCGCGACGCCGCTGCCGCAGCAGCCGCTGCCGCACGCCGTCCGCGGGATCACCCAGCAGCTCGCCGAGTACCAGCGGCTGGCGGCCGTCGCCGCCTGGGACGGCACCCGGGCCGACGCCGTCCGCGCGCTGGCCGCGCACCCCTTCGTGCCGACCCTGCCCGTCGCCGAGGAGCTCTACGACGACCTGGCCCATGCCAACCGGGACTTCCTGCCGGAGCGCCTGCTGCGGTGA
- a CDS encoding 6-phosphogluconolactonase: MRVAPDVFADPQALGRQAAELVADGLERSRLAGRPYLLGCPGGRSAATTYAALAQLVGRRRLDLGHLVVVMMDDYLVPGPGGHLEHEDDSAPHSCIRFGREEVVAPLNRAAGRGRGMPPDQLWVPDPAHPDRYDDALAAAGGVDLFLLASGAGDGHVAFNAPGSPAGSRTRVVSLPDSTRRDNLATFPTFGGRLDAVPGHGVTVGIDTIVRHSASVLMLVSGPDKGRAAARLCAATGYDPAWPATVFAACARPRLFLDDAARRAAAAVTAPVG; the protein is encoded by the coding sequence GTGCGCGTCGCCCCCGACGTCTTCGCCGACCCGCAGGCCCTCGGCCGGCAGGCCGCCGAGCTCGTCGCCGACGGGCTCGAGCGATCCCGCCTGGCGGGCCGGCCCTACCTGCTGGGCTGCCCGGGCGGCCGCAGCGCCGCCACCACCTACGCGGCGCTGGCCCAGCTCGTCGGCCGGCGACGGCTGGACCTCGGTCACCTCGTCGTCGTGATGATGGACGACTACCTCGTCCCCGGTCCCGGCGGACACCTCGAGCACGAGGACGACAGCGCCCCGCACTCCTGCATCCGGTTCGGGCGCGAGGAGGTCGTCGCGCCCCTGAACCGGGCCGCCGGCCGCGGCCGGGGGATGCCGCCGGACCAGCTGTGGGTGCCCGACCCGGCCCACCCCGACCGCTACGACGACGCGCTGGCCGCGGCCGGTGGCGTCGACCTCTTCCTGCTCGCCTCCGGCGCCGGGGACGGCCACGTCGCCTTCAACGCCCCCGGGTCACCGGCCGGCAGCCGCACCCGGGTGGTGTCGCTGCCCGACAGCACCCGCCGCGACAACCTGGCCACCTTCCCCACCTTCGGCGGCCGCCTGGACGCGGTCCCGGGACACGGGGTCACCGTCGGCATCGACACGATCGTCCGGCACTCGGCCTCGGTCCTGATGCTGGTCTCCGGCCCGGACAAGGGCCGTGCCGCCGCCCGGCTCTGCGCCGCCACCGGGTACGACCCGGCCTGGCCGGCCACCGTCTTCGCGGCCTGCGCCCGGCCCCGTCTCTTCCTGGACGACGCCGCCCGCCGCGCCGCGGCCGCCGTCACCGCCCCGGTCGGCTGA
- a CDS encoding GntR family transcriptional regulator, giving the protein MRESGASMQTYRQLVDALRHGVFAPGARLPAERVLAARFGVSRVTVRNALRRLAEEGRLESVLGSGWFVAPQVVGEPPSVLQTFSEMARARGLRPTARVLAQHVRPATLGEADQLGTAPAAEVLEVVRLRGMDETVICLDESVLPLAVAAGLVDVDLTDRSLYAELEERCGLRIERSAYAVRAEVADATLAGQLGVEVGWPVLVGAEVGYVEGGRPVLLGTTHYRGDSYRFQADLFRPR; this is encoded by the coding sequence GTGCGTGAGTCAGGTGCCTCGATGCAGACGTACCGGCAGCTGGTCGACGCCCTGCGGCACGGGGTCTTCGCCCCCGGCGCCCGGCTGCCCGCCGAGCGCGTCCTCGCGGCGCGGTTCGGCGTCTCCCGGGTGACGGTGCGCAACGCCCTCCGCCGGCTGGCCGAGGAGGGCCGGCTGGAGAGCGTGCTGGGCAGCGGCTGGTTCGTCGCCCCGCAGGTGGTGGGCGAGCCGCCGAGCGTGCTGCAGACCTTCTCGGAGATGGCCCGGGCCCGGGGACTGCGGCCGACGGCGCGGGTGCTGGCGCAGCACGTCCGCCCGGCCACCCTGGGCGAGGCCGACCAGCTGGGCACGGCGCCCGCGGCCGAGGTGCTCGAGGTGGTCCGGCTGCGCGGCATGGACGAGACCGTCATCTGCCTCGACGAGAGCGTGCTGCCCCTCGCCGTCGCGGCCGGTCTGGTGGACGTCGACCTCACGGACCGGTCGCTCTACGCCGAGCTGGAGGAGCGCTGCGGGCTGCGGATCGAGCGGTCCGCCTACGCCGTCCGGGCCGAGGTCGCCGACGCCACGCTGGCCGGGCAGCTCGGCGTCGAGGTCGGCTGGCCCGTGCTGGTCGGTGCCGAGGTGGGCTACGTCGAGGGCGGCCGACCCGTCCTGCTGGGCACGACGCACTACCGCGGCGACTCCTACCGCTTCCAGGCCGACCTGTTCCGGCCCCGCTGA
- a CDS encoding DUF2470 domain-containing protein, giving the protein MARTPTPTPAELARTVLAVAGPAGWRLEPSGEVLVAPFVATGGTPLLLVERERTDDLLGRPAVSVTLAPGLGLATVTLVGRPRPPRPHELVGELRAYRHDHAGCGPACGTSGLPVALELVRVAVTRPGERDAVPVAVADLQAARPLEGVLAGYDVARHLNADHTTELLRLAADVTGRDPGELVAAQVAAVSADGVRLTLIDADGVSELDVVFAAPAPTPAALGRELHRLLADPSTHPRD; this is encoded by the coding sequence ATGGCCCGGACCCCCACCCCCACGCCGGCCGAGCTGGCCCGCACCGTGCTGGCGGTCGCCGGGCCGGCCGGCTGGCGCCTCGAGCCGTCCGGCGAGGTGCTGGTCGCGCCGTTCGTGGCCACCGGCGGCACGCCGCTGCTGCTCGTCGAGCGGGAGCGCACCGACGACCTGCTCGGCCGGCCCGCCGTCTCCGTCACCCTGGCACCGGGGCTCGGGCTGGCGACGGTCACCCTGGTCGGCCGGCCCCGTCCGCCGCGACCCCACGAGCTGGTGGGGGAGCTGCGGGCGTACCGCCACGACCACGCCGGCTGCGGCCCGGCCTGCGGCACGTCGGGGCTGCCCGTCGCGCTGGAGCTCGTCCGGGTGGCCGTGACCCGACCGGGGGAGCGCGACGCCGTCCCCGTGGCCGTGGCCGACCTGCAGGCGGCGCGGCCGCTGGAGGGCGTGCTGGCCGGCTACGACGTCGCCCGGCACCTGAACGCCGACCACACCACCGAGCTGCTCCGGCTCGCCGCCGACGTCACCGGCCGCGATCCGGGCGAGCTGGTCGCCGCCCAGGTGGCGGCGGTCAGCGCCGACGGGGTCCGGCTGACCCTGATCGACGCCGACGGCGTGAGCGAGCTCGACGTCGTCTTCGCCGCCCCCGCGCCGACCCCGGCCGCGCTGGGCCGCGAGCTGCACCGGCTGCTCGCCGACCCCTCGACGCACCCGCGCGACTGA
- a CDS encoding siderophore-interacting protein — translation MSRTARPHHPPLRLEVLRSTPISPSFRRVTVGGPALAGFVPQGFDQWFRLFVPRPDQTTFRLPASGTELWYPQWLALPPGVRPECRNYTVAAFRSGPAELDVDFVVHRGPDGTVDGVAAGWAEAAQPGDPLGLLDQGLLWDPHPDHDGVLLVADETGVPGMAGVLASLPADAHGDAVLEVPEADDRRPLVHPEGVRVTWVVRSASARSTGLPGAAALEHVRRAPLPSPGAYALAVGESGLAAGVRRHLVVGGHPKQHIRFSGFYKLSD, via the coding sequence ATGAGCCGCACGGCCCGCCCGCACCACCCCCCGCTGCGGCTGGAGGTGCTCCGCAGCACGCCGATCTCGCCCAGCTTCCGCCGGGTCACCGTCGGGGGTCCGGCGCTGGCGGGGTTCGTGCCGCAGGGCTTCGACCAGTGGTTCCGGCTGTTCGTCCCACGGCCGGACCAGACCACCTTCCGGCTGCCCGCCAGCGGCACCGAGCTGTGGTACCCGCAGTGGCTGGCGCTGCCCCCGGGCGTCCGGCCGGAGTGCCGCAACTACACGGTCGCGGCCTTCCGCTCCGGGCCCGCCGAGCTGGACGTCGACTTCGTCGTGCACCGCGGCCCGGACGGCACCGTCGACGGCGTGGCCGCCGGCTGGGCGGAGGCGGCGCAGCCGGGCGACCCGCTGGGCCTGCTCGACCAGGGCCTGCTCTGGGACCCGCACCCCGACCACGACGGCGTCCTGCTGGTGGCGGACGAGACCGGGGTGCCGGGGATGGCCGGCGTCCTCGCCTCGCTGCCGGCCGACGCGCACGGCGACGCCGTCCTCGAGGTGCCGGAGGCCGACGACCGCCGCCCGCTGGTGCACCCGGAGGGGGTGCGGGTGACCTGGGTGGTCCGGTCCGCCAGCGCCCGCTCGACCGGGCTGCCCGGCGCCGCCGCCCTGGAGCACGTCCGCCGGGCACCCCTGCCGAGCCCGGGCGCCTACGCCCTCGCCGTCGGCGAGTCCGGGCTGGCGGCCGGGGTCCGCCGGCATCTGGTGGTCGGGGGCCACCCCAAGCAGCACATCCGGTTCAGCGGGTTCTACAAGCTGTCCGACTGA
- a CDS encoding iron-siderophore ABC transporter substrate-binding protein, translating into MKLLAPAAAALALALALAGCANPDNAEQPAAAPSASGSAFPATVATKFGDVTVDAAPTRVLALGWGDAETALALGVQPVGASDWLQFGGEGVGPWASGRYDTAPEIIGTLEPSYEAIAALDPDLILDTKSSGDQKRYDRLSAIAPTVGVPEGGDSYLTTGEQQLTMVATALGRTAEATALQEGLDRAFADARTAHPDWAGKTVTAATKTSEGWGAYIEGSERVQFLQDLGFVQNPQIAALDTSATGFTVSISTEQLDLVDADLVVAFPIFIDSSELTGDRFFERVPAVADGRSLVIDGDLASAYSLGTVLAQQYALENLVPRIDETLRR; encoded by the coding sequence GTGAAGCTCCTCGCCCCCGCGGCCGCCGCCCTGGCCCTGGCCCTCGCTCTCGCCGGCTGCGCCAACCCCGACAACGCCGAGCAGCCCGCGGCGGCGCCGTCCGCGAGCGGCAGCGCCTTCCCGGCGACCGTGGCCACCAAGTTCGGCGACGTGACCGTCGACGCCGCCCCCACCCGGGTGCTCGCCCTGGGCTGGGGTGACGCGGAGACCGCGCTCGCGCTCGGCGTCCAGCCGGTCGGGGCGTCGGACTGGCTGCAGTTCGGCGGCGAGGGCGTCGGCCCGTGGGCCAGCGGCCGCTACGACACCGCGCCGGAGATCATCGGCACGCTGGAGCCCTCCTACGAGGCGATCGCCGCGCTCGACCCCGACCTGATCCTCGACACCAAGAGCTCCGGGGACCAGAAGCGCTACGACCGGCTGTCGGCGATCGCGCCGACGGTCGGCGTGCCCGAGGGCGGGGACAGCTACCTGACCACGGGCGAGCAGCAGCTGACGATGGTGGCCACCGCGCTCGGCCGGACCGCCGAGGCGACGGCGCTGCAGGAGGGCCTGGACCGGGCGTTCGCCGACGCGCGGACGGCCCACCCCGACTGGGCGGGCAAGACGGTGACGGCCGCCACCAAGACCAGCGAGGGCTGGGGCGCCTACATCGAGGGCAGCGAGCGCGTGCAGTTTCTGCAGGACCTGGGCTTCGTGCAGAACCCGCAGATCGCCGCGCTGGACACCAGCGCGACCGGCTTCACCGTCTCCATCTCCACCGAGCAGCTGGACCTCGTCGACGCCGACCTCGTCGTCGCCTTCCCGATCTTCATCGACAGCTCCGAGCTGACCGGTGACCGGTTCTTCGAGCGGGTCCCCGCGGTGGCCGACGGCCGCTCGCTGGTGATCGACGGCGACCTGGCGTCGGCCTACTCGCTGGGCACGGTGCTCGCGCAGCAGTACGCGCTGGAGAACCTCGTGCCCCGCATCGACGAGACGCTCCGCCGATGA
- a CDS encoding aldo/keto reductase — MEHLTVDGLDPVSRVGLGTWQFGSREWGYGAAYAGGAARDIVARALELGVTLFDTAEVYGFGRSERILGEALGERRGSVVVASKLFPLAPFAPVVRRRAAGSARRLQLDRIPLYQVHQANPVVPDTVTMPALRRLLDADRIGAVGVSNYSLHRWQRADAALGRPVVSNQVQFSLAQPGPLTDLVPFAEREDRIVMAYSPLAQGLLGGRYGPDHRPGGVRAANPLFGTENLRRVAPLLDLLRDVAATVDARPAQVALAWLLAQPRVVVIPGASSVEQLESNVAAADLELGADAVDALTAAALAFQPAPLGRTLVDGLRERVAG, encoded by the coding sequence ATGGAGCACCTCACCGTCGACGGTCTGGACCCGGTCAGCCGGGTCGGCCTCGGGACCTGGCAGTTCGGCTCGCGCGAGTGGGGCTACGGCGCCGCGTACGCCGGCGGCGCCGCGCGCGACATCGTCGCCCGCGCCCTCGAGCTGGGCGTCACCCTCTTCGACACCGCCGAGGTCTACGGGTTCGGCCGCAGCGAGCGCATCCTCGGCGAGGCCCTGGGTGAGCGCCGGGGGTCCGTCGTCGTGGCCAGCAAGCTGTTCCCGCTCGCGCCGTTCGCCCCGGTGGTCCGCCGCCGGGCCGCCGGCAGCGCCCGCCGGCTGCAGCTGGACCGCATCCCGCTCTACCAGGTGCACCAGGCGAACCCGGTGGTCCCGGACACGGTGACCATGCCCGCGCTCCGCCGGCTGCTGGACGCGGACCGGATCGGTGCCGTCGGCGTCTCCAACTACTCCCTGCACCGCTGGCAGCGCGCCGACGCGGCGCTGGGCCGGCCGGTGGTCAGCAACCAGGTCCAGTTCTCCCTCGCGCAACCGGGGCCGCTCACCGACCTGGTGCCCTTCGCCGAGCGCGAGGACCGGATCGTCATGGCCTACAGCCCGCTGGCGCAGGGGCTGCTGGGCGGGCGGTACGGCCCGGACCACCGACCCGGTGGCGTGCGGGCGGCCAACCCGCTGTTCGGCACCGAGAACCTGCGCCGGGTCGCCCCGCTGCTGGACCTGCTCCGCGACGTCGCGGCGACCGTCGACGCGCGACCCGCCCAGGTGGCCCTGGCCTGGCTCCTCGCGCAGCCCCGGGTGGTCGTCATCCCGGGCGCGTCGAGCGTCGAGCAGCTCGAGTCCAACGTCGCGGCCGCCGACCTCGAGCTGGGCGCCGACGCCGTCGACGCCCTCACGGCGGCGGCGCTGGCCTTCCAGCCGGCCCCGCTGGGGCGCACCCTCGTCGACGGGCTGCGGGAGCGGGTGGCGGGCTGA
- a CDS encoding dihydrodipicolinate synthase family protein yields the protein MTSAETLVASVPTAFGADGRLDSQAVRELLRDLEPSVDAVLVAGSAGEFPALTDDERLLLFDLALDALGPERVLGHIGAPGLAQVRHLAEAAAGIGLRRFVCLTPYFLPVDGAAVLDWYTSVAGAIEEGELVVALQPERTGVTVTPGTAARLAAVEGVGGLSIGGTAAAQAPAYAAVLRPGQRLWSAEDTVLPQALVTGGQGIVSAAPAAFPTLFARLRAAVRDGSETAGLQHLLHEAIATVATLPGLHLALGLQSGHPWRSRMPGPVLPIGSREAIAGLLRRVDEATAGQPS from the coding sequence ATGACGTCCGCCGAGACCCTCGTCGCCTCGGTCCCGACCGCGTTCGGCGCCGACGGCCGGCTGGACAGCCAGGCGGTGCGCGAGCTGCTGCGCGACCTCGAGCCGTCCGTCGACGCGGTCCTGGTCGCCGGCTCGGCCGGGGAGTTCCCGGCCCTCACCGACGACGAGCGCCTGCTGCTGTTCGACCTGGCCCTGGACGCCCTCGGCCCCGAGCGGGTGCTCGGCCACATCGGGGCCCCCGGCCTCGCCCAGGTGCGGCACCTCGCCGAGGCCGCCGCCGGCATCGGGCTCCGGCGCTTCGTCTGCCTGACCCCCTACTTCCTGCCCGTCGACGGCGCGGCGGTGCTGGACTGGTACACCAGCGTGGCCGGCGCCATCGAGGAGGGTGAGCTGGTCGTCGCGCTCCAGCCCGAGCGCACCGGGGTCACCGTCACCCCGGGCACCGCCGCCCGGCTGGCGGCGGTCGAGGGGGTGGGTGGCCTCAGCATCGGCGGCACCGCCGCCGCCCAGGCCCCCGCCTACGCCGCTGTGCTGCGGCCCGGGCAGCGGTTGTGGTCGGCCGAGGACACCGTGCTGCCGCAGGCGCTCGTCACGGGCGGGCAGGGCATCGTGTCGGCCGCCCCCGCAGCGTTCCCGACCTTGTTCGCCCGGCTCCGGGCGGCGGTCCGGGACGGCTCCGAGACCGCCGGCCTGCAGCACCTCCTCCACGAGGCCATCGCGACCGTGGCCACCCTGCCCGGCCTGCACCTCGCGCTGGGCCTCCAGTCCGGTCACCCGTGGCGGTCCCGGATGCCCGGTCCCGTCCTGCCGATCGGCAGCCGGGAGGCGATCGCCGGTCTGCTGCGGCGCGTCGACGAGGCGACCGCCGGCCAGCCCTCCTGA
- a CDS encoding MFS transporter, with amino-acid sequence MSPTTVDEEKPVRSLIPVRMDRMPWSRFHWLVIFGLGTAWILDGLEVQLVASAGYAETLGMSSTQVGLSSTIYLLGQVSGALIFGRLTDTLGRKKLFIITLLVYLIGSGVAGLSTEVWFLYIFRFVAGMGIGGEYSAINSAIDELIPGKYRGRVDLAINGTYWFGAMLGALGSFYLLDTDRFDQDLGWRIAFFIGPVLGLIIIYLRRHIPESPRWMVTHGQGEAAEKIVADIEADVQAQGKQLPHIDQSEGWWIKAHEGVTPKQLRYVFFKLYPKRTFLGLTLMITQSFLYNAIFFTYSLVLQNFYDKTPSSAALYFFPFAVGNLLGPLILGRFFDTVGRRKMIGGCYTFAAVVLFLSALLFQADVLSAGTHTALWCLSFFFASAGASAGYLTVSEIFPLEVRGQAISYFFSIAQLFGALGPVIFGALIGEGTDRGPLFWGYVMASVIMLFGGLVAFKFGVDAEGKALEDIAPPLSSYDEHGNQLTKLPV; translated from the coding sequence ATGTCACCGACGACGGTGGACGAGGAGAAGCCGGTCAGGAGCCTGATCCCGGTGCGGATGGACCGGATGCCCTGGTCACGGTTCCACTGGCTGGTCATCTTCGGGCTGGGGACCGCCTGGATCCTCGACGGCCTGGAGGTCCAGCTGGTGGCCTCGGCGGGCTACGCCGAGACCCTGGGGATGAGCTCGACGCAGGTCGGGCTGTCCTCGACGATCTACCTGCTCGGGCAGGTCAGCGGCGCCCTCATCTTCGGGCGCCTGACCGACACCCTGGGCCGCAAGAAGCTGTTCATCATCACCCTGCTGGTCTACCTGATCGGCTCCGGCGTGGCCGGCCTCTCCACCGAGGTCTGGTTCCTCTACATCTTCCGGTTCGTCGCCGGGATGGGCATCGGCGGTGAGTACTCCGCGATCAACTCCGCGATCGACGAGCTGATCCCCGGCAAGTACCGCGGTCGGGTGGACCTCGCGATCAATGGCACCTACTGGTTCGGCGCGATGCTGGGAGCCCTCGGCAGCTTCTACCTGCTGGACACCGACCGCTTCGACCAGGACCTGGGCTGGCGGATCGCCTTCTTCATCGGCCCGGTGCTGGGCCTGATCATCATCTACCTCCGCCGGCACATCCCCGAGAGCCCGCGCTGGATGGTGACGCACGGCCAGGGCGAGGCGGCCGAGAAGATCGTCGCGGACATCGAGGCCGACGTGCAGGCCCAGGGCAAGCAGCTGCCGCACATCGACCAGTCCGAGGGCTGGTGGATCAAGGCCCACGAGGGCGTCACGCCCAAGCAGCTGCGCTACGTGTTCTTCAAGCTCTACCCGAAGCGCACGTTCCTCGGCCTGACGCTGATGATCACGCAGTCCTTCCTCTACAACGCGATCTTCTTCACCTACTCGCTGGTGCTGCAGAACTTCTACGACAAGACGCCGTCGAGCGCCGCGCTCTACTTCTTCCCGTTCGCCGTCGGCAACCTGCTGGGCCCGCTGATCCTGGGCCGGTTCTTCGACACCGTCGGCCGGCGGAAGATGATCGGCGGCTGCTACACGTTCGCCGCCGTGGTGCTGTTCCTGTCGGCGCTGCTCTTCCAGGCCGACGTGCTGAGCGCGGGCACCCACACCGCCCTGTGGTGCCTCTCGTTCTTCTTCGCCTCGGCCGGGGCGTCGGCGGGCTACCTGACGGTCTCGGAGATCTTCCCGCTGGAGGTCCGCGGGCAGGCGATCTCCTACTTCTTCTCGATCGCGCAGCTCTTCGGCGCGCTCGGCCCGGTGATCTTCGGTGCGCTGATCGGTGAGGGCACCGACCGGGGGCCGCTGTTCTGGGGCTACGTGATGGCGTCGGTGATCATGCTCTTCGGCGGGCTGGTGGCCTTCAAGTTCGGCGTCGACGCCGAGGGCAAGGCCCTCGAGGACATCGCGCCGCCGCTGAGCAGCTACGACGAGCACGGCAACCAGCTCACCAAGCTGCCGGTGTAG
- a CDS encoding universal stress protein yields the protein MSEQQAEHPYTVVVGVSATSKSPTALAWAEAQARQNGGRVVAVRAWRMPNPQATPSGTPAGRISREQDVEQAAQAALAEDVAAALGADHDVELRLVRGGKYGVLVKAAAGADLLVIDAPRQLLAGPMFAHRLVYAASCPVVVMPPRVSGEPPSAFNRLASAVGRSVVTAAGTAGRPGYRRPTGP from the coding sequence ATGAGCGAGCAGCAGGCAGAGCACCCCTACACCGTCGTCGTCGGCGTCAGCGCGACGTCGAAGTCACCGACGGCGCTGGCCTGGGCGGAGGCCCAGGCCCGGCAGAACGGCGGCCGGGTGGTCGCGGTCCGCGCCTGGCGGATGCCCAACCCGCAGGCCACCCCGTCGGGGACGCCGGCGGGGCGGATCTCCCGGGAGCAGGACGTCGAGCAGGCCGCGCAGGCCGCCCTCGCCGAGGACGTGGCGGCCGCCCTGGGCGCCGACCACGACGTGGAGCTGCGGCTCGTGCGGGGCGGCAAGTACGGCGTGCTGGTGAAGGCCGCGGCGGGCGCGGACCTGCTGGTGATCGACGCCCCGCGGCAGCTGCTGGCCGGGCCGATGTTCGCCCACCGGCTGGTCTACGCGGCGTCGTGCCCGGTGGTGGTCATGCCGCCGCGCGTCTCGGGCGAGCCGCCGTCGGCGTTCAACCGGCTGGCCAGCGCCGTCGGCCGCAGTGTCGTCACCGCGGCCGGCACGGCGGGCCGGCCGGGCTACCGGCGTCCGACCGGGCCCTGA